One genomic segment of Chiloscyllium plagiosum isolate BGI_BamShark_2017 chromosome 10, ASM401019v2, whole genome shotgun sequence includes these proteins:
- the LOC122553349 gene encoding ovarian cancer G-protein coupled receptor 1-like translates to MSNCTVDHEIHQILFPAVYIGVFIIGLPTNLLSLYHSYLQIRQKNELGVYLCNLTISDLLYLLSLPLWIQYMLQHDDWQHSRELCIFSGLLLYQNIYISIGFLCFIAINRFLVVAYPLKFKFIHSRKAALLISILIWLKEIAVCTIYMGSKVLSKDEGNDTLCFEHYPLRLKDKYLNIYKLSIGFGLPLILFLYSYFKLLRVVQNLRGSERQRKLRIKKLVSGIIIIFLVCFAPYHIFLMVRSIFEYDCPFADSIFEVYHVGLLLMSFNCVADPILYCFVSPSSKGWLARFLDPVSKLLSCAKRQTITDENLSLN, encoded by the coding sequence ATGAGCAACTGCACTGTCGACCACGAAATCCACCAGATCCTGTTTCCCGCTGTCTACATTGGGGTCTTCATCATTGGCCTCCCGACCAACCTGCTGTCCCTGTATCACAGCTACCTACAAATCAGGCAGAAGAATGAGCTGGGagtctatctctgtaatctgacCATCTCAGACCTTTTGTACCTCCTTTCCTTACCTTTGTGGATTCAGTACATGCTGCAGCACGATGACTGGCAACATTCTCGGGAACTTTGCATCTTCAGCGGTCTGCTCCTCTACCAGAATATTTACATCAGTATTGGCTTCCTCTGCTTCATTGCCATTAACCGCTTCCTTGTTGTGGCTTACCCtctgaaatttaaattcataCACAGCAGGAAGGCAGCTTTGCTCATCAGTATTCTCATCTGGCTCAAGGAGATAGCCGTCTGCACCATTTACATGGGCTCCAAGGTTCTCAGTAAAGACGAGGGGAATGACACCCTGTGTTTCGAACATTATCCTCTGCGCCTAAAggacaaatatttaaatatttacaaaCTCTCCATTGGCTTTGGTCTCCCTTTGATTTTATTCCTCTACTCTTACTTTAAACTGTTGAGGGTTGTGCAAAATCTCCGTGGGTCTGAACGACAGCGGAAATTAAGAATAAAAAAGTTAGTATCTGGGATAATCATAATTTTCCTGGTTTGCTTTGCCCCTTATCACATTTTCCTGATGGTCCGAAGCATATTTGAGTACGACTGTCCCTTTGCTGACAGTATTTTTGAGGTTTACCATGTCGGGCTGCTGCTGATGAGCTTCAACTGTGTGGCCGACCCCATCTTGTACTGTTTTGTCTCTCCAAGTTCAAAGGGTTGGTTAGCAAGGTTTCTCGATCCTGTTAGCAAGCTCCTTTCTTGTGCAAAAAGGCAAACAATCACAGATGAAAACCTCAGTTTGAATTAA